Proteins from one Nakamurella multipartita DSM 44233 genomic window:
- a CDS encoding vWA domain-containing protein, protein MTARRRYSYRAYDGGPDPLAPPFDLREAIDRIGADVLDGSSPRQALQELLRRGLGERRGLDELTRQLWQRRRELQRNNRLDGTLQQVRELLDRALTAERKALARQDSDDARFGELQLDALPTDAAGAVRELENYDWQSPDGRAAYEQIRDLLGREMLDQRFAGMKQALENATSQDVQAIRDMLADLNELLSAHARLEDTTERFGEFMNRHGHFFPEQPRTTDELIDVLAARSAAAQRMMNSLSADQRAELAALTEQAFGDPRLAQSLAQLDAMLQQLRPGQDWDGSGRFRGDNPMGMGEATRALEELGRLESLGEQLAQGYPGASLDDIDLDLLQDVLGEQARVDARALAELERELREQGLLERAADGSLQLSPKALRRLGQTALRDIADQVAGRSGERETRRSGPAGEASGATRPWAFGDTEPWHVPRTLLNAQVRRAGGDPRVLDVTDVEVVETERRARAAVALCVDTSWSMVQEGRWVPMKRTALALHQLISTRFRGDDLALITFGRHAEKVELGQLVGLEGAYVQGTNLHHALLLAGAHLRRHPDATPVVLVVTDGEPTAHLEPDGSPHFSYPPDPETVHATVGELDRLTGLRAAVTFFILGDDPRLALFTDKLARRCGGRVVAPDLDGLGASVVADYLRHRR, encoded by the coding sequence ATGACCGCACGTCGCCGGTATTCCTACCGGGCCTACGACGGCGGCCCGGACCCGCTCGCGCCGCCGTTCGACCTGCGCGAGGCAATCGACCGGATCGGCGCCGACGTGCTGGACGGCAGCTCTCCGCGGCAGGCCCTGCAGGAACTGCTGCGCCGCGGGCTGGGCGAACGGCGCGGGCTGGACGAGCTGACCCGCCAGTTGTGGCAGCGGCGGCGGGAACTGCAACGCAACAACCGGCTCGACGGCACCCTGCAGCAGGTCCGGGAACTGCTCGACCGGGCGCTGACCGCCGAGCGAAAGGCGCTGGCCCGCCAGGATTCGGACGACGCGCGGTTCGGCGAGCTGCAGCTGGACGCGTTGCCCACCGACGCCGCCGGCGCCGTCCGCGAGCTGGAGAATTACGACTGGCAGTCCCCCGACGGGCGGGCCGCCTACGAGCAGATCCGCGACCTGCTGGGGCGGGAGATGCTCGACCAGCGGTTCGCCGGCATGAAACAGGCGCTGGAGAACGCGACATCGCAGGACGTCCAAGCCATCCGGGACATGCTGGCCGACCTCAACGAGTTGCTGTCGGCGCACGCCCGGCTGGAGGACACCACCGAGCGGTTCGGCGAGTTCATGAACCGGCACGGCCACTTCTTCCCCGAGCAACCGCGCACCACCGACGAGCTGATCGACGTGCTCGCGGCCAGATCCGCGGCGGCGCAACGGATGATGAACTCACTGTCGGCCGACCAGCGGGCCGAGCTGGCCGCGCTGACCGAGCAGGCGTTCGGCGATCCCCGGCTGGCGCAGTCGCTGGCCCAGCTGGACGCGATGCTGCAGCAGTTACGGCCCGGCCAGGACTGGGACGGCTCCGGCAGGTTCCGCGGCGACAACCCGATGGGCATGGGCGAGGCCACCCGAGCCCTGGAGGAGCTGGGCCGGCTGGAGTCGCTGGGCGAGCAACTCGCCCAGGGCTACCCGGGCGCCAGCCTGGACGACATCGACCTGGACCTGCTGCAGGACGTGCTGGGCGAGCAGGCCCGGGTGGACGCCCGGGCGCTGGCCGAGCTGGAACGTGAACTGCGCGAACAGGGCCTGCTCGAGCGGGCCGCCGACGGCTCCCTGCAGCTGTCCCCCAAGGCACTGCGCCGGTTGGGCCAGACCGCGTTGCGCGACATCGCGGACCAGGTCGCCGGCCGCTCCGGGGAGCGGGAGACCCGTCGGTCCGGGCCGGCCGGCGAGGCCTCCGGGGCGACCCGGCCGTGGGCCTTCGGCGACACCGAACCGTGGCACGTGCCGCGGACCCTGCTCAACGCCCAGGTGCGGCGGGCCGGCGGCGATCCCCGAGTGCTGGACGTCACCGATGTCGAGGTCGTGGAGACCGAGCGACGGGCCCGCGCCGCGGTGGCGCTGTGCGTGGATACCTCCTGGTCGATGGTGCAGGAGGGCCGGTGGGTGCCGATGAAACGCACCGCCCTGGCCCTGCACCAGCTGATCTCCACCCGGTTCCGCGGGGACGACCTGGCCCTGATCACCTTCGGCCGGCACGCCGAGAAGGTCGAGCTGGGGCAGCTGGTCGGGCTGGAGGGTGCCTACGTGCAGGGCACCAACCTGCACCACGCGCTGCTGCTGGCCGGCGCGCACCTGCGGCGGCACCCCGATGCCACCCCGGTGGTCCTGGTGGTGACCGACGGCGAACCCACCGCGCACCTGGAACCCGATGGCTCGCCGCACTTCTCGTACCCGCCGGATCCGGAGACGGTGCATGCGACGGTGGGCGAACTGGACCGGCTGACCGGGCTGCGCGCCGCCGTCACCTTCTTCATCCTCGGTGACGACCCGCGGTTGGCCCTGTTCACCGACAAACTGGCTCGCCGCTGCGGCGGCCGGGTGGTCGCCCCCGACCTGGACGGGCTCGGGGCCTCGGTGGTCGCCGACTACTTGCGGCATCGGCGATGA
- a CDS encoding GntR family transcriptional regulator — protein MAGMNVVIDPESAVPPFEQVRAQLAHRIADGTLPVGTKLPTVRALAADLSLATNTVARAYRELETAGMIETRGRAGTFVAASGDASRTRVAAAAADYVTTVDRLGVSRDEALAIVTAALRGRA, from the coding sequence ATGGCCGGCATGAACGTGGTGATCGACCCCGAGTCCGCGGTTCCGCCGTTCGAACAGGTGCGTGCCCAGCTCGCCCACCGCATCGCCGATGGCACGTTGCCGGTCGGCACCAAGCTGCCGACCGTGCGTGCGCTGGCCGCTGACCTGAGCCTGGCCACCAACACCGTCGCCCGTGCCTACCGCGAGTTGGAGACGGCCGGCATGATCGAAACTCGTGGTCGCGCCGGCACCTTCGTCGCCGCCAGCGGTGACGCCAGCCGGACTCGGGTGGCCGCCGCGGCGGCGGACTACGTCACGACCGTCGACCGTCTCGGGGTCAGCCGAGATGAGGCGCTGGCGATCGTGACCGCCGCGCTGCGCGGCCGGGCCTGA
- a CDS encoding ATP-binding protein, whose translation MTAPADLPRTLGALRASGHRLRGVRDEIRENLMLSLRSGVNPWSGIVGFDTTVLPQLERALLAGHDIVLLGERGQGKTRLLRTLPLLLDEWSPVIEGSDLGEHPYEPITPVSVRRANDLGDDLPVAWRHRSQRYAEKLATPDTAVADLIGDVDPVKVAEGRSLGDPETIHYGLVPRAHRGIIAINELPDLAERIQVSLLNVMEERDIQVRGYTLRLPLDVLLVASANPEDYTNRGRIITPLKDRFGAEIRTHYPLELSDEVAVIRQEAHLVAAVPEHLLEILARFTRLLRESSAIDQGSGVSARFSVAAAETVAAAALRRAALSRESTATARPVDLLSVPSVLRGKLEFAAGEEGREDEILEHLLRRATADTARRALRGVDLTPLAEAVTATPVRTGDLVPAAAVVASLPPVATVTDVATRLGAAGTEDPGPMASAAELALELLFLTRKLAKSADDDTVQYG comes from the coding sequence CATCGTCGGCTTCGACACCACCGTGCTGCCGCAGCTGGAGCGAGCCCTGCTGGCCGGCCACGACATCGTGCTGCTGGGCGAACGCGGGCAGGGCAAGACCCGGCTGCTGCGCACCCTGCCGTTGCTGCTGGACGAATGGTCCCCCGTCATCGAGGGTTCCGATCTCGGCGAGCATCCGTACGAGCCGATCACCCCGGTCTCGGTCCGACGGGCCAACGACCTGGGCGATGACCTGCCGGTGGCCTGGCGGCACCGGTCCCAGCGGTACGCGGAGAAGCTGGCCACCCCGGACACGGCCGTGGCCGACCTGATCGGCGACGTCGACCCGGTCAAGGTCGCCGAGGGTCGCTCCCTGGGCGATCCCGAAACCATCCATTACGGCCTGGTCCCGCGCGCGCACCGGGGCATCATCGCGATCAACGAGTTGCCCGATCTGGCCGAGCGCATTCAGGTTTCGCTGCTCAACGTGATGGAGGAGCGGGACATCCAGGTCCGCGGCTACACCCTGCGGCTGCCGCTGGACGTGCTGCTTGTCGCCTCGGCCAACCCGGAGGACTACACCAACCGCGGCCGCATCATCACCCCGCTCAAGGACCGGTTCGGCGCCGAGATCCGCACCCACTACCCGCTGGAGCTGTCCGACGAGGTCGCGGTCATCCGGCAGGAGGCCCACCTGGTGGCCGCGGTACCCGAGCACCTGCTGGAGATCCTGGCCCGGTTCACCCGGCTGCTGCGTGAATCCTCCGCGATCGACCAGGGATCCGGTGTGTCGGCCCGATTCTCGGTCGCCGCGGCGGAGACGGTGGCCGCCGCGGCGCTGCGCCGGGCCGCGCTGTCCCGCGAAAGCACGGCCACCGCACGGCCGGTCGACCTGCTCTCGGTGCCATCGGTGCTGCGCGGCAAGCTGGAGTTCGCCGCCGGGGAGGAGGGCCGGGAGGACGAGATCCTGGAACACCTGCTGCGGCGGGCCACGGCCGACACCGCGCGCCGGGCGTTGCGCGGGGTCGATCTGACCCCGCTGGCCGAGGCGGTGACCGCCACCCCGGTGCGCACCGGGGATCTGGTCCCGGCGGCCGCGGTGGTCGCCTCGCTGCCTCCGGTAGCCACCGTCACCGACGTGGCCACCCGGCTCGGCGCGGCCGGCACCGAGGATCCCGGACCGATGGCCTCCGCCGCCGAACTTGCCCTCGAACTGCTCTTTCTCACCCGAAAGCTGGCCAAGAGCGCCGATGACGACACCGTCCAGTACGGCTGA
- a CDS encoding VOC family protein, producing MLTDSPAFSGFAVSDVETARRFYTDVLGLRVEQNTEMGGLLTLHLGGDTNVLVYPRPNHEPASYTVLNFPVADVGAAVRELTGRGVRFERYPGMPQDEDGVMRGNGPDIAWFTDPAGNIFSVIARD from the coding sequence ATGCTGACCGACAGCCCCGCCTTCAGCGGATTCGCGGTCTCCGATGTGGAGACGGCCCGACGCTTCTACACCGACGTGCTCGGACTGCGGGTCGAGCAGAACACCGAGATGGGCGGTCTGCTCACCCTGCACCTGGGTGGTGACACGAATGTGCTGGTCTACCCGAGGCCGAACCATGAGCCGGCGAGCTACACCGTGCTGAACTTCCCGGTCGCCGACGTCGGCGCGGCGGTGCGTGAACTGACCGGCCGCGGGGTGCGCTTCGAGCGCTACCCCGGCATGCCGCAGGACGAAGACGGGGTGATGCGCGGCAACGGCCCCGACATCGCCTGGTTCACCGACCCCGCCGGCAACATCTTCTCCGTCATCGCCCGGGACTGA